The genomic stretch GCGTCGACGATTCGGTCCAGTTCCCCCGGGTCACAAACGACGGCGAGTTCGACGTGTGTCGGGAAGAACCGTCCCAGCCGGTACCGGAGAACGTGTGTCTGCCAACGACTCTCGCTCCCCTCGTGATCCGGTTCGGGAAACCGGCCGTCGTCGGTCAACAGTTGTTCGAGTTCCGTGACTGTCTCTGGGTCGTCAAGACGGTCCGCGCCGAGCACGCTCAGGTCCTTCACGGCCCGTCGCAGTCCCCCCGCGACGGAGCGTCGACCGCTCGAATGTGGTCCAACGAGGAGAGCACGTCGGGTTCGTTCGACCGACGACACCGTCAGGACGGAGACCGCTCCGAGCGTCGAGAACCCGCCCAGAGCGATGGCGACGACGCCAGCGACGGGTCGCCCCCCAGAGACGGCCATAGAGACGCCGGTCAGACAGTAGCCACCGCCGAGGAGGACGACGGCAGCGACGACGGCGTACTGGACGACGGAGTCGCCCGAGACCGGACCGTACCGGGTGTCGACGACGCCCGACTCGAGAGAGACCGCCGCGACGAACGTCGAGATGCCCGCCAAGACGACTAGTGCCAACTGGAGTGGTGTACTCCCGACGACGGCCTGCACGACGGGGACGGGACTGACGAGGAGTCCGACGACCAGGCTCCCGCCGGTGACGACTGTGGCTGTCCAGGTCCGTCTTGTGTAGTCGACTCCAGCGACAGCACCGAAGACGCTGGCGAGCACCGGTCCCCAGCCGCCGACAGGGCCGAAGACGGTGGTGAGTAGGGCCCAGACACCACCGAGCGGCCACTGACTCGCGACGGCCGTCTGATAGCCCGTCGCCAGCGTTCCGGTGGCCGCCGCTCCGAAGGCAATCAGCGAGAGGAGTACCGACAGTTCCCACTGGGAGTAGCTCAGACGTCCCTCGTCGACAAAGTAGAGAGGATTCCAAGAGGATGGCCAACTGTCCACTAATTGAGTAGAACACAACAGTGACATATATGTGGTACGGTTGTAAAGTTCCCAATCGAGCGCGTGACGAACGTGTCAAAAATAAATGGTTGGGAAGATTTTATTATGGGCCACCGTAAGAAACAGCCATGGCTGTCAACAACAACGGGGAATACCGTGCCCAGATTCCCGATACGATCATCGGGATCGGGGGCGGGGGCAAATCCGTCGTGTACACGCTTCTTGACCAGGATTGGATCCTCAAAGAGGCACTGGAACCTCGTGACGATACAGCTACCCCGGGGTTCAACCCCGTTGTCGTCGACTCCGAGAGCGGAGCGGGCAACAATGACGACTCGCTGGCTAAAGAATACTCGGAGCGGATCGACGAGTTCGCCACGAGTCTCGGACACAACGCGAATAGCTCGGAGCTCACCTACATCAACACCGTCGAGGAGAGTTCGGTCCAGGATACGGTTTCGTTGACCGACGGGACACCCGTCAACGAGATCGCCCGCGCTTCCAACCTCCGCAGTTGGTGGGTCGACGACTCCGACCGGATGATCGACACCGACGACAACTTCGCGGAGGGTGTCAACCGACGTCGGGCACTGAGTAAGGCGTTCTTCCACGGAACCCGAGCGAACAGAGACCCGTTCAACGAGGTCGTCAACCACGCAGGGACCTCCGTCTACATCGTCGTCGGGCTCGGTGGGGGGACTGGTTCGGGGACCTTCCTCGATCTGGCCCGGCGGTTCGACGACAACACCTCGGTCCATCTGTTCGGAATCCTCCCCGGTCAGAATGCCGGATCACAAGAAGACGCCAACGCCCACGCTGCCCTCTCTGAACTCGAATATCTCTCGCTCACCGACAACCTCCCGTTCGACAACGTCGTCATCGTCCCGTTCGCGCCGGCGACGGACTACGGCGACTTCGACGAGGCGGTCGTCAACGCGATGATCTCTCACGCCAACATCGCCGAACAGGGAGTAATCAACAACCACGCAGACTTCTTCAATCCCGGTGAGGGAGCGGCAGTCAAGAAATTCGCCCCGTTCACCATCGCGGTCCCCAAAACCTTCCACATCGACGTTCCAGAGATCGAGGAGGCTGCCGAGAAAGTTGAGTCGTACGTGACCCGAATCGAGGGCGCGCTCGACACCGAGGAGGCGCTCTACAACAGGATCGAATCGATCCTCCTGCGTCCCGAGGATTTCGCCGAAGAGCGCACTGGAGCGTTCGAAACGGGGAGTCTCCCGGGCGACGTACGAGAGGCGCAAGACGCGCTCAGAGAGAGCCTCGACGGCGGCTCCCCCGAGTCCACGCTGTTCCAGTTAGACACCGGTGAGGCCGAACGGCTCGAAGAGCGACTCAACAACCTGCGTTCGTTGCTCGAAAAGGAGATTTTCGATGATCTGAACTTCCTCGGACCGGCAGGACTCGCAAACAAGATCGACAACACCGAAGACCAACTCGATGTCCAACGCGAAGACGTCAACGATGTCGAGTACTTCGAGCGCCTCGTCGACAAACTGTATCGGGTCTTCGAGACGCTGAGCGTTGAGGACATCCTCGACGCTGGAAACCGTAACGTCGACCAGACGGACCGAGAACTGACCAAACAACTCAAGCGAGAGATACTCCTCATCGGGAAACGGAGCACCTTCCTCCGAGCACTGCACGTAATCGAGGACGACAAACCCCTCCGACGTGGGCTGCAGGCGGCTATCGGCCCGAAAGTTGAGAACTTCGCCATTGTCGACGACGCTGACCGCGCACGGCGGGACCTTCTGAGTGCGGAGTCCCGTGAGCAGAACTGTCTCGAGGCACTTGAGTCGGCACTGACTGATTCACAGGACGAACTCGAACGAGCCCTCGAAGAGTGGGAGACGTCCGTCGAGCCGGATGTCGACCGGCTTCTGTACATCGACTCACACCGCGACGAGATTGAAGAACTCCTCGCGAAGCTGAACCGGAAGATCGGACAGGCCGTCACCGACCTCAAACGTCCGGGGAACGAAGCACCCGCCCGACAGCCACTGGACTTCGACGAGTTCGGCAAACTGAACAATATGCTGAAATCCGCTGGCGGCGAGCGCGTCCCCCAAGATGCCATTCTAACGTCGCTCAAGAACCTCTCGAACATGAGGCGGGCGAAGATCGAAGACGAGGACGGTGGGGGATACATTCCGTTCCTCGGAAGCAACAACAACAACTCCGATCCGGAAGGCGACTACGAGAACGCCCTCATCAACGTCAACGATCAACTGTTCGACACGGAGCCAGAGTTCCAGCGGAGCTTCGACGTTACGTTCGTCGGGGAGGAAGCCATCGAGAGCCGACTCGACGACGTCGACAAGGCCCGGCGCGAGGCAGTCGAAGCGATCCTCGAAGACCTCGACAGCTACACCCAACAGACCGTCGGGTTCGAGGAACTCGTCGACGACCCGTCGGATCTCGCGAAGTGTGAATTCGACATCACGCTCGGACTGAAGCGCCACCAGAACGACTACAAACATACGCTGAAGAGCGAGCTCAATCGAACGTTCACTGAGACGACGACGAGCTCCCTCCTGCGGGACCTGACTAGATCCGACGACGGGCAACGCGGTTCGTCGGAGATCGATAACGTCGTCAGACAGGCACTCTCGGCGGCTATCGTCGATCCGATACAGGACTCGCTAGAATCCCGACGGGCGAGTTTGGTCGACGACCAGATCCGGCTGAGCCTCTTCGATTCCGTCCGCGACCTCGTCAACGAGGAGGGCAAAGAGTTCACGAACAACCGGAGCATCGAGATATCGCTCGACGTGAGCTTCAGCGAGCAAGCGCGGGCAGCGAACCCGCACAAAGAGCGAATCTCTCCGCACAACCGCGGGACGTTCGTCGGCTACGACGACATCGAGGCGGCCGATATCCTCGACAACGACCGGGAGATGGAGCGGCTGCTGGCGAAGTTCAGCCAACAGGCCACTTCCATCGCTGCAGGCGACGATATCGCGCCGATACTCAACCCAAGTCTCAGGCGACATAAGGGAAAGAAGGTCTCGAACGCGTCACCGTACTACGAGGGACAGGTAATCAAATCGGTATTCCTCTCCCGGGCGTTCGGAGAGTCACAACAGGCCAACGCGAACCTGACGCTATTCAACGACGAACTCAAGAACAACGGCTTCGACGGCATCCGCTTCCAAGAGAACATGGAGTTCTACAACGAGATGCAGGTCGCGTACGGCGCGCCGTGGGACATCACGATGACGACGTTCGTCGGCGGGGTCTTCCTTGACAACCTAGCACCGGCCGGAAGCGTACGGAGCGGCTACCTGCAAGCCTACAGAGGCCAGCGTGACGAATTCGGCGAAGACATCATCGTCCGTCACGTCCACGGTCTCGACGGCCACGACAAGTATCTCGACCTCGATTTCAACGAGGGCGCGTACGTGTACCGTGACGAGCTCGTCAACGTCCTCGGAGACGAACGGGATCTCTTCACTCTCGGTAACGAAGACGACATCGCGAACGAACTCATCGAGAAGTACACCGTGACTCGCTTCGACTCGCCGGTGCCGTTAGAAGAGTGAGGCTGTCGTAATCCTCACTTATGACCCGTTCACGCGTTTACGACGGTGCGCTGTTGGTCGTGTCGATAGCCGTGATGATCCTCTCTGCGAGGCCGTTCACAGGACTATTAGTCGACGCGTGGTCAGTTGAAAGCAGCGTCGTCGCCGCCGCCGTAACCGGCTTCCTCTCGGCCATCGGAGCGACTCTCGCGTCTGCAATCGCGTTCACGACCGGACTGCTCGGTGTATTCATCCTGTTGTTCCTGTTCGACTCGTCAAAGAAGGTTCAGGCACTCGTCTTCGTGCTCGCGCTCCCGCTGTTCTTCACCACGTTGAACCGCTTCGACCTGTGGACAATCCCGTGGACACGAGAACTGATTCCGTTGGCGGTCGGGGTTGTGGTTGCTCTTCCCATCGGAACCGCCGGTGCGCGGGTCGACACCGAGTCCGACGGCGCGATCCCGCGAGTTCGGGAGTTCCCAGCGGCGACACGGGCGATTTACTGGATCGTCGTCGTCTCAGTCCTCGTGGCACTCGTCCAGGTACACGTGTTGGCCGGGCAACCAGGCATCGTACTGAACGTGGTCCTCTCCGGGGCCATCGTCGCACTCACTGCCGTGTTTACGACGTATCAAGACGACCGGTCGGTCCTCATCATCAGTCCCGATCCGTACGAGGAGGCGAACGTCCTCGGAGGGATCTATCAGGAAGCGAGAAGCCGCTTCGGAGCCGAGGCGATAAACGAGGGGAGTTCGATCGCGACCGAAGACGTCTCCGCGCTGGGCCGTGCACGAAAGCTCACGGCCCCCGACCTCGACCTCGACCAGAGTTCGGGGATGACGGTCGCAGCAGCGGCGAAAGAACATCTCGTGGAGATCCGTGGCGACGCCGGGTTCAGGTTCCGTGCGCCCGGTGTGTTCGGCCGAACGCTCGAAATCATCGCGCACGGATACGGCCCGGACGACATTCGACGCGAAGACTTGGACGCGCTGGACGACAACGGCCAGTCGTCGCGCCTCGACTCGCTGCGACGACGTGTCGTCGACTTCGCCGGGTTCGTCCTCCCAGCGATGCTCCCGGCGTTCGTCCGAGAGCGGCTCACCGGTGGCCCGACGAAGAGCATTGGTGAGGCGATACGAGACGCCGACATCCTCCTCCTCGTCGCCCCGCTTGACGACCAGGTCGCCGAGGGAGCCGCGACGCAGGACGCTGGCGACAGATCGACGGTACTCGGCAAGTACGACGCAATCTGTGGGTCGGACGCTGTGAAGGAGAAGACAGTTCGGATGGTCGTCACGGACAGCCACCGGCTGAAAGACGAGTTCGAGGAGAAACGGAACGCGTCGACCAACTCACCGCCGTCGAAGTATCTCCGTCGTTTCGGGCGGTTCTTGAACCAGACGAGGTTGGGGAACACGTGCTGTGAGGTCGTCCCCGTCTTTCGAGTGCTCAACTCAGAACGAGAGATGGACACCCGACTCTGGGGTGCCAGCGAACTACTGGAGGAAGTCTATTGACACGAACCCACGACACGGCTGGCCGCGTACAGACGTATCGACGACTGTTGACTCACCAGAGTGTTGTCTCGGCCACTCAGAGAACGCTGAGGAGGAGCGTCGATGACTAACGAGGAGTCGATAGACGGACTAATCGAGGGGCTAACCGACGCCGGCTATACGCACCGGACGACACTCACGTCGAAGCTGTCCGGACCGACCACCGCCGACACGACGCGTCTCGGCACGTTCACGACCGACGGGCGGGTCTGTGTCCTCGACGTGGGTGAGTCCGATCCGTCGCCCGTACCGGGGTTTGTCGCCGAGGACCCAACCGACATCTGTTTCGGTCGTGGCGACCAGCTGTACGTCCTCGACGGGTCGGCGGTCGTCCCACTTATCGCGTCCTCCGGTCCGATTGGTGTCCGGTGGGACCAGTGGTCGAACCTCCGACGTATCGACGCGTTCGACGGTGAACCATCGCTCGCTGCACTCACCGAGCAGGGTGACGTTCTCCTGTTGAGCGCACAGGATGGGCGGGAGCGAACCAGAATCGAACAGCGGCTCGGCTCATCGATACACGGAGAGCACTTGTTGACTCACCGAGAGCGGGTGTTCACCGCTGTCGGTGAGACGCTGACGTGTCATGACTACCGGGGGAACTTCGAGTTCGACGTGGCACTTAGTGCGCCCGCGGTGGCGATGGCGGTACTGAACTCACGGGTCGTGGTCGCGTGTGCCGACGACCACGTGTACTGGTACGACTTCGATGGCGACGAGAGAGCCTCAGTCGACGAAACTATCGACACGTTGGAGGCGGTCGGCACGTCGATGGTGTTGGGCAAACGTGATCGTTCGCTCGTCGCTTGTGGGAAGGGTGGAACGGTTGAACCACTGACGGAGATCGGAACGAGGGAGATGGCACACACGGTTGATGGGAAACGGCTACTCGTCTTGGGTGACGAGAGCGCGCTCTTCGAATACGATGCAACGCCGCAAACGAAGGTCTTAGCCGACAGCGTGGCTGTCGGAACGGGAGAGATCGCCATCGAACTCGTGAACCCACACCCGATTCCACACGACTTTACCGTGGCTCTCTCTGCTGCGGACGTGGATGCGGAATCCGCGTCACAGTACAACGTGACGGTGGCACCGGCGACAACCGAAGAGGTGGAGTTCCCGCTCGGTGAGTTCGCCAGCGACCCGGGGACGCTACTCGTCGAGACACAGTCTTCGGAGGGACAGGAAGAGGTCTCCGTACCCGTCGTCTCACAGCGGGTGCACGATACTGAGTTACCCCTCTCCCAACCCGAACGCCCTACCGACGAGAGAGATCTGGGCTCGCCCGATTCGACGACGAACCCACAACGAGAGACCGTAGATGTAGATCGCGGGGACCGGTCGAACAGGCCACCGGTTCGCTCGGGGTCGCTGAGCGATCCGAGGCTCCAGCAGGGGACCGAAGATACCGAGACGTCCGAATCCGAGGCGGACGGCTCAGAAGCGGATGGGACCGAGGTGGGTCCCACGCCGTCCGGCGATGCGGAGGCCGACGAAACGGTGACGGACTCTCACCACGGCCGCGAGACGGTGGGGGGTGGGACTGAGTCGTGGGGAAGAGAGGAGTCGTCGAGTCCGTTCGAGTTCACAGAACCGAGTTCGGAAGCGAGTCCGACCGAAGTCGCGGAGACTGCTGACTCTGGAGAGCGGGTCCCCGAGTCGGAGGCCGCAGCTGGCCACGCTGACGACCCGGGAGACACTGACGAGCAGTCCGGACAGCGACCGGCTGCAGGCGGTTCTTCGCCGTCGCCGGGAGACGGGAAGGCACCGACCGAATCCCTGAACGAACCACCGGTCGAAAAGATCGACGTCAACATCGACCTGGTCACGGTCGAGAATGGCCGGGGGGTCGCGGAGGTGACGCTTCGGAACCACACCCCGGCCGAGTTCGAAGACGTTTCGCTCCCGGACTGTCCACGAAACGTCCAACTTGACACCGACTTGCCGACGGTACTTCCCGCCGGGCGGACCGCGTCATTCCGCATCGCGGGTCCGCTCTCGGCCGTCAGCGAGTTCGCGGTCAGCCCACGAATCCGGAGCTTCGAAGTCGGGACCACCACGCTGGAACTCCCCGAGGAGGTGCTCCGAATCGAACTCAAGGATCACGGAGAAGACGCGGCCGGTCTGTCCGTGCAAAACGAACTCGCCGTGCCGGTTACCGATACGGTCCATCTCTCCGTCACCCGTCCGGACGGTGACAAAGTCGGAGAGTGGTCGTACAAGACGACGTTCCGTCCCGGTCGGACCAACGTCCAACTACCGGTCGCACCGCTCGTTGAGCGGGGAGCGTCCGTGGTCACTATCTCGATACTCGGTGTCGACACACGGTCTGAGGTATCCCTCGACCGGTTCACACCGTTCTCGTCGGTTACCTGTACGAACCAGATGCTGTGTCAGTCTCAGGATGACGAGAACGGTGAGATACGAGTGCACAACGAACAGTACGCTTCGGAGTCTAAGAGCCGTTTCACGGGACCGGTCGTCGACATCATCGAGATCGAAAACGGCCGCTCGGAGCCGCTCGAAGCGGTACAGGTCCTCGACTTTCGAAATCCCGCGGGGTCGTCGTCGACGTTCGATATCCCCGCATCCGAGACCCGGAAGATAGCCAGACTTTGCGATTTCTCCGGGGCAGAGTCAACGGTTCCGGCAATCGGAGTCGAAGCGGACGACGGTCGACATCTCGACCAGCGAGGGTCGAAGCCAATCCGGACGACGTCAAAGGTGATCGATGCGCGTGTGCGAATCCAACCGTTCGACGAGGATTCGGTTCTCGTCTCACTGGCGATCGATGCGGAGTTACCACGGTCCGTCGATTCGCTTCGGTTGACCACATTCCGAATCACAAAGGGGCCAGTGTCGATTAAGCTCTATCCGAAGCTCGAAGTCGAGACAGGGCGTACGTACACGACTCACGTGGTGTCAGCGGACGTGAGTTCACTCCGTGGCCAGCATCCGCGTGTCGATCTCACGTTCGCCGACGGCAGCCGTGAGATCTCGGACATCACCACCGTTGCCGATCTGGTCCCGGAGCCGTTTCGGGGACCGCCGGTCGAACTGGAACGTGTAACACAGGGCGAAAGTCGAGAAGATCTCACGATCGCCGTGCGGACGCAGTCGGACTGTCCGGCGGTCACGGTCCAGGAGGTGACCGTGCTTGTCGATGATGGCACCGTTACCCCCCGTCAGTCGGACGATGCCGAGGGGAAGCGTCGATTCGACGTGTCCGTCCCGTTGGCTGACAGAGGAGAGATCCCCGTCGAACTCGTCTACGAACGACGAACGGGACCGAAAGAGACCGCACAGTACGTCGTCAGGACGACGGAACCCGGGGACGTGGAGTTGGTTGCGGGTGACGTTCCGATGTCGGAGTTCTTCGGTGAGGGCTGGCCGACGCCCCTGTGTTCGTACTGGAGCGTCTTGGACCCCGACCGCACTCAACGGTAGTCAGGCCTCAACGAGCCGGTAGTCGGGGCTGCGCAGCTTCCACAGATCGTTTAATTGTGCCTGAAGCCGTCTGTCCTCATACAT from Halogranum gelatinilyticum encodes the following:
- a CDS encoding tubulin-like doman-containing protein, which gives rise to MAVNNNGEYRAQIPDTIIGIGGGGKSVVYTLLDQDWILKEALEPRDDTATPGFNPVVVDSESGAGNNDDSLAKEYSERIDEFATSLGHNANSSELTYINTVEESSVQDTVSLTDGTPVNEIARASNLRSWWVDDSDRMIDTDDNFAEGVNRRRALSKAFFHGTRANRDPFNEVVNHAGTSVYIVVGLGGGTGSGTFLDLARRFDDNTSVHLFGILPGQNAGSQEDANAHAALSELEYLSLTDNLPFDNVVIVPFAPATDYGDFDEAVVNAMISHANIAEQGVINNHADFFNPGEGAAVKKFAPFTIAVPKTFHIDVPEIEEAAEKVESYVTRIEGALDTEEALYNRIESILLRPEDFAEERTGAFETGSLPGDVREAQDALRESLDGGSPESTLFQLDTGEAERLEERLNNLRSLLEKEIFDDLNFLGPAGLANKIDNTEDQLDVQREDVNDVEYFERLVDKLYRVFETLSVEDILDAGNRNVDQTDRELTKQLKREILLIGKRSTFLRALHVIEDDKPLRRGLQAAIGPKVENFAIVDDADRARRDLLSAESREQNCLEALESALTDSQDELERALEEWETSVEPDVDRLLYIDSHRDEIEELLAKLNRKIGQAVTDLKRPGNEAPARQPLDFDEFGKLNNMLKSAGGERVPQDAILTSLKNLSNMRRAKIEDEDGGGYIPFLGSNNNNSDPEGDYENALINVNDQLFDTEPEFQRSFDVTFVGEEAIESRLDDVDKARREAVEAILEDLDSYTQQTVGFEELVDDPSDLAKCEFDITLGLKRHQNDYKHTLKSELNRTFTETTTSSLLRDLTRSDDGQRGSSEIDNVVRQALSAAIVDPIQDSLESRRASLVDDQIRLSLFDSVRDLVNEEGKEFTNNRSIEISLDVSFSEQARAANPHKERISPHNRGTFVGYDDIEAADILDNDREMERLLAKFSQQATSIAAGDDIAPILNPSLRRHKGKKVSNASPYYEGQVIKSVFLSRAFGESQQANANLTLFNDELKNNGFDGIRFQENMEFYNEMQVAYGAPWDITMTTFVGGVFLDNLAPAGSVRSGYLQAYRGQRDEFGEDIIVRHVHGLDGHDKYLDLDFNEGAYVYRDELVNVLGDERDLFTLGNEDDIANELIEKYTVTRFDSPVPLEE